DNA sequence from the Acidobacteriota bacterium genome:
ACAGGGTCGGCGACCGGCGTGGCAGCCGGCAAGGCTACGCTCATCGCCAGCCATGACGGTGTGGTAGGGACTCGGCTCATCCGAGTGGTTCCTGACTATCAGGGCACGTGGTCAGGTTCTTACCGCGTTTCATCGTGCAGCGATACGGGAGATTACACGACGTTTGGGTGGTGCAACACAGTACGTGGGCAAGTGCTACCCCTCACGCTCTCGCTCAGTCAGACCCGCGACACGGTCAGCGGCACCATCACCATCTATGAATACACCGGCGCTACGTCGGGGCCGATAGCCGACAACGGCGTGATCACTCTGTCGGGCACGGCGGTGAACGGCAACGCGAGCATGACGATCACGAAGTGGAGCACAACCGCGGCTTCGCCGGGATTAATGACGGGATCGTTCTCAATCCGCAACACTTCGACCGACCTAAGCGGCAGTGCGGAGATGAATTGCGACATTACGACGATGCAGAAATCTGCGATGGATCCCGGGGTCGGCCTCGACTCGCCCCGGTGGGGTAGCTCGGTCCTGTCGATTGGCGATGCCCTCCGTGCGATGGGTGTGAGAAGGTAGACGGTCGGGAGACCACGTAGGAGGGCCGAGGTCAGACGAACGGGAGACCGGGTGAACATCCGCCGCATCGCCAAGCTGGATTCGCTGAAGAATGGCACCATCATCGGCGCCTGCGTGGGAGCAGTCTTCGGGGCAGTAGCGCTAGGCCTTGAGCAGCCAGTCGACAGCGCCGGGAAGAAGATCGGTTTTGTGCCCGACACCGTCGGGAAGAAGATCGGCGTGATGGCCGGGGTAATCGCCATGTACGCGGGAATCGGCGCGCTGATCG
Encoded proteins:
- a CDS encoding Ig-like domain-containing protein; protein product: MTACGGGGGGGGGTPPTTPSVVVTSVTISGSTDMLKVRESVTFTATATHSDGSNAAVTQWSTDAVSVMTVDAVTGSATGVAAGKATLIASHDGVVGTRLIRVVPDYQGTWSGSYRVSSCSDTGDYTTFGWCNTVRGQVLPLTLSLSQTRDTVSGTITIYEYTGATSGPIADNGVITLSGTAVNGNASMTITKWSTTAASPGLMTGSFSIRNTSTDLSGSAEMNCDITTMQKSAMDPGVGLDSPRWGSSVLSIGDALRAMGVRR